A single window of Ficedula albicollis isolate OC2 chromosome 8, FicAlb1.5, whole genome shotgun sequence DNA harbors:
- the LOC101819238 gene encoding retinol dehydrogenase 8-like, which produces MARRNVLITGCSSGIGLALAVKMAKDEQKRFKVYATMRNLAKKEPLEEAAGDRLGKTLEIKQLDVCDELSIKACVNSIPDRRIDVLVSNAGMGLIGPIECQTIEEMKTVMDTNFFGLVRLLKEILPDMKKRKSGHIVIISSVMGIQGILFNDVYAASKFAVEGFCESLAIQALKFKLQLSLIEPGPVVTEFERKVFEDGMKMDLSAADAETAEMFTNIYLKNYKQIFQSLGQSAEDVAEHTVKIILAENPPFRHQTNTLYTPMTTLKYADPNGDLPIDIFYKMVFQHDKIFSASLNFIKLLRWRSRKSFDLGKPSQ; this is translated from the exons ATGGCAAGAAGAAATGTCCTCATTACAGGTTGCTCCTCAGGAATTGGACTGGCATTAGCTGTAAAAATGGCAAAAGATGAACAGAAAAGATTTAAAG TGTATGCCACAATGAGAAACCTGGCCAAGAAAGAGCCACTGGAGGAAGCTGCAGGTGACAGGCTGGGCAAAACCCTGGAGATTAAACAGCTGGATGTCTGTGATGAACTGTCTATTAAAGCTTGTGTGAACAGTATCCCTGACAGAAGGATTGATGTCCTAG TGAGCAATGCTGGGATGGGCCTCATTGGACCTATTGAATGCCAGACCATTGAGGAGATGAAAACTGTGATGGACACCAACTTCTTTGGTTTGGTTCGACTCCTGAAGGAGATCCTGCCTGAcatgaagaagagaaagagtgGGCATATAGTTATAATAAGCAGTGTTATGGGAATACAAG GCATCTTATTTAATGATGTTTATGCTGCGTCTAAGTTTGCTGTGGAAGGATTCTGCGAAAGTTTAGCAATACAAGCACTCAAGTTCAAACTGCA gttaAGTTTGATTGAACCAGGCCCAGTGGTTACAGagtttgaaagaaaagtgtttgAAGATGGAATGAAAATGGATCTTTCAGCTGCAGatgcagaaacagctgaaatgttTACTAATATTTACcttaaaaattacaaacaaattTTCCAGAGCCTGGGACAAAGCGCTGAAGATGTTGCAGAG CATACAGTAAAGATAATTCTTGCAGAAAATCCACCTTTTCGCCATCAGACCAACACTTTGTATACTCCAATGACAACTCTGAAGTATGCAGATCCAAATGGAGATCTACCCATTGACATATTCTACAAAATGGTTTTTCAGCATGACAAAATCTTCAGTGCAAGTCTCAACTTCATCAAATTGCTACggtggagaagcagaaagagctTTGACCTGGGAAAACCCTCACAATAA